The segment CTCCCACGAATATCACGTCCAGACCGGCCATATCCTCCACCCTGTTGGTACCCACGAGTCTGGGTCTTCGGGTGGAGTTGGCCTTGAGATCCTCTATCCATGCAGCCGCCCTGTTGGGATAATCGGGCTGCGGTCTTCCGTAAAAGACTATTTCCTTGCCCAGCCCCTCATCCACAAGAAAGACCACAACATCCCTGGACACGTTTCCAAAACCCCATACCCCAATGCGATCCATCTCCCTGGGCCTCTGCACCAGGAAGCAGCCCTTTGCCAATCCCCCATCCTGCATCTCTACCTCCCAGATTCCCAGGCTTGCCCAGCAGATCACTGCAAGGGTGTTTCTCAGGCAGGCCCCTGCCCTCCGGTGTCGGTGGAAAGTTCCTGTTGTGAGCCGGCTGCTATGCGCGCATCATGCAAGCGTTTTTTAGTGCGCCCCAGCCACTTGCGCACATCTATCTCCTTGGGACAGACCCTGGTGCATAGACCGTGGCCCTTGCAGCCCCAGATGCCTTGCTCCCTGTCCAGGATCTCCATTCTCTCCCTGGAAGCCTGATCTCTGGAGTCGAACAGATACCTGAAGGCCCTAAGCAGGGCCGCAGGCCCCAGAAATTCACTCTGTTTGGGTGTGATGGGGCAGGCAGCGGTGCAGCATGCACAGAGGATGCAGCGGATGGCCTCATCGTATACCTCTCTTTCCGAGGGACTCTGCAGCCTCTCCCTCTCGGGGGCCTGCTCCCCTGTTATCAGGTATGGCTTTACCTTTTCATACTTCTGGTAAAAGGGGTCCAGGTCCACCACCAGATCCCTGATCACCTGGAAATTGGGGAGGGGCTCCAGGGTGATCAGGCCTTCTGGGTACTCCTTCACAAGCCTCTGGCAGGCCAAACCACATACGCCGTTTATGAGCATGCCGTCAGAGCCGCATATGCCGTGGCCGCAGGAGCTCCTGAAAGCCAGGGAAGGATCCTGTTCCCACCTCACCCTGTTCAGGCAATCCAGGATCCGCTCCCAGGGCTTGGCCTCCATGGAAAACTCATCATAATGGGGCTCTGATTCCCGGGTGGGATCCAGCCTGAAGACCCTCAGTGTCACCAGCATGTGCGTGTGCTCCTCAGTATGTACGCTCCTTTGGTGGAAAGCGGGTAATCTTTACGGGCTTCCAATCTATACGGACCTCTTGCCCATCGTAGAAGAC is part of the bacterium genome and harbors:
- a CDS encoding succinate dehydrogenase iron-sulfur subunit encodes the protein MLVTLRVFRLDPTRESEPHYDEFSMEAKPWERILDCLNRVRWEQDPSLAFRSSCGHGICGSDGMLINGVCGLACQRLVKEYPEGLITLEPLPNFQVIRDLVVDLDPFYQKYEKVKPYLITGEQAPERERLQSPSEREVYDEAIRCILCACCTAACPITPKQSEFLGPAALLRAFRYLFDSRDQASRERMEILDREQGIWGCKGHGLCTRVCPKEIDVRKWLGRTKKRLHDARIAAGSQQELSTDTGGQGPA